In a genomic window of Melitaea cinxia chromosome 2, ilMelCinx1.1, whole genome shotgun sequence:
- the LOC123663848 gene encoding TLD domain-containing protein 2-like isoform X1, with amino-acid sequence MQTMKWIEMVRFSPTSPERSSTFDSDKVLSMSDELRRALYSSGASVDMEFSPPDLIGTSEIFTMEHREKLCSVLPARAQGYMWSLAFSTSQNGFSLASMYRKMQRVDSPVLLVIQDTDNNVFGALTSCALRPSEHFYGTGESLLFSFQRIEERRPSQPVQHSPEEGQKDEKDKEETKEEKEEAEVKTKFKYWGWTGDNMYFIRGSNDNISIGAGDGKFGLWLDGDLYLGRTQRCTTYGNEPLTTREDFIVKIMECWTFI; translated from the exons ATGCAGACTATGAAATGGATAGAGATGGTGCGGTTCAGTCCCACGTCACCGGAAAGGTCTTCAACTTTCGACAGCGATAAG GTGTTGTCGATGAGCGATGAGCTGCGGCGCGCGTTGTACTCGTCGGGCGCGTCCGTCGACATGGAGTTCTCGCCACCCGACCTCATCGGTACCTCAGAGATATTCACTATGGAGCACAG AGAGAAGCTGTGCAGCGTGCTACCGGCGCGCGCGCAGGGCTACATGTGGTCGCTCGCGTTCAGCACGAGCCAGAACGGCTTCTCGCTCGCCTCCATGTACCGCAAGATGCAGCGCGTCGACAGCCCCGTGCTGCTCGTCATTCAGGACACGGACAACAAC GTGTTCGGAGCCCTGACATCGTGTGCGTTACGGCCGTCTGAACACTTCTACGGCACGGGCGAGTCTTTACTGTTCTCGTTCCAGCGTATTGAAGAGAGGCGTCCTTCACAGCCAGTCCAACATTCACCCGAGGAGGGGCAGAAAGATGAGAAGGACAAAGAGGAAACAAAAGAGGAAAAAGAAG aagcagaagttaaaacaaaattcaagtATTGGGGCTGGACAGGTGACAACATGTACTTCATTCGCGGAAGTAACGATAACATTTCAATTGGTGCTGGAGA CGGCAAGTTCGGGCTGTGGCTGGACGGCGACCTGTACCTGGGCCGCACGCAGCGCTGCACGACGTACGGCAACGAGCCGCTCACCACGCGCGAGGACTTCATCGTCAAGATCATGGAGTGCTGGACCTTCATCTGA
- the LOC123659222 gene encoding RNA guanine-N7 methyltransferase activating subunit yields MGDSELSAEDKDFLAKCEEEFKDRFTENDEEFMKVFNREPSTPPILEKKWKPFHPGRRNDRRNNRYNPYHRGQNNSNQEHRDFRYNDRSHEPHRSRYSNY; encoded by the coding sequence atgggTGACAGTGAATTATCTGCCGAAGACAAAGATTTCCTAGCAAAATGTGAAGAAGAATTCAAAGACAGGTTTACAGAGAATGATGAGGAATTCATGAAAGTTTTCAATAGAGAACCCTCCACACCAccaatattagaaaaaaagtgGAAGCCTTTTCATCCAGGTCGTAGAAATGACCGGCGTAACAACAGATATAACCCTTACCACCGTGGCCAAAATAACAGTAACCAAGAGCATAGAGACTTTAGGTATAATGATAGATCACATGAACCTCATCGATCAAGATATtcaaactattaa
- the LOC123660212 gene encoding transcription factor E2F7-like — translation MYEDDNITSTPKRYALSEVTNATSYVSPTANLKLLTNVALQYPTPPPSTVHRKEKSLQILCDKFLNLYPLNGNGTVEIQLDSTAARLGVEKRRMYDIINILEAMQCAVHKRKNTYLWHGGSRLNSFLKMLKKQGENLRLSEALRGRAAKPPAPKHKTLGVLAQRFLMLFLVEPPNTLINLEMAVSVLIDSSNKNKSNLSPEQLDRQHKSKVRRLYDIANVFISIGLIEKVSGNLILKKPVFKYVGPFKLKKTDKVVLNTLSPITPLSVLDTQQQMTPCHVFAGKSKRKLEFTTPSTDKLGVTTPPHTPSHKWDEILLVADMELNRINNGVTV, via the exons ATGTATGAAGATGATAACATCACTTCTACTCCTAAGCGTTATGCCTTGTCTGAAGTCACAAATGCAACAAGCTATGTATCGCCAACTGCTAATCTGAAGTTATTGACCAATGTTGCTTTACAATACCCCACGCCGCCTCCGAGTACAGTGCATCGCAAGGAAAAGTCCTTACAAATATTATGTGacaa ATTCCTAAATTTGTATCCTCTTAATGGAAATGGAACGGTTGAGATACAGTTGGATAGCACTGCAGCTAGGTTAGGAGTTGAAAAACGTAGAATGTacgatataattaatatattagagGCCATGCAATGTGCAGTACATAAAAGGAAGAATACATACTTATGGCATGGTGGATCTAGActgaattcttttttaaaaatgctaAAGAAGCAAGGAGAAAATCTAAGGTTGTCTGAGGCCCTCAGGGGAAGAGCAGCCAAGCCACCTGCACCAAAGCATAAAACTCTTGGGGTTTTAGCTCAGAGATTTTTGATGCTTTTCTTAGTTGAGCCACCT aacaCTCTTATAAATTTAGAAATGGCTGTCAGTGTACTTATTGActcatcaaataaaaataagtcaaaCCTCTCTCCAGAGCAGTTAGATCGGCAACACAAGTCAAAAGTGAGAAGACTTTATGACATTgctaatgtatttatttcaattggTCTCATTGAAAAGGTATCGGGTAATTTGATATTAAAGAAGCCAGTATTTAAGTACGTCGGGCCATTTAAACTGAAGAAAACTGATAAAGTTGTGCTTAACACACTGTCACCTATCACACCTCTTTCAGTATTAGACACGCAACAACAAATGACGCCTTGTCATGTGTTTGCGGGAAAGTCTAAACGAAAATTAGAGTTCACAACGCCAAGCACCGATAAGCTAGGTGTAACGACCCCACCTCATACTCCGTCGCACAAGTGGGATGAAATTCTACTAGTTGCTGATATGGAACTTAATAGAATCAATAATGGCGTCACAGTGTGA